In Myxococcales bacterium, a single genomic region encodes these proteins:
- the pgl gene encoding 6-phosphogluconolactonase — protein MTTKVVPGLLSAVANPAEAAREAASRMAKAIAKALSERGQAFIALSGGSTPKAAYALLADAPGLDWTKIHVFLVDERAGAADGDRSNFRMIDAALLTPAKVPRANVARLEGERADLDAAARAYEEALLKRVPTDGGAPVFDLIVFGIGADGHTASLFPGDGTVNLRDRHVIATPSREGREARLTLTAPVLEKTRAAVVIVLGAEKHAALERIWSATGDLEKTPGRVLRSIKGSIVWIIDHAAGGLSNAP, from the coding sequence ATGACTACCAAGGTCGTGCCGGGACTCTTGTCGGCTGTCGCGAACCCCGCGGAGGCCGCGCGCGAGGCTGCGTCGCGGATGGCCAAGGCCATCGCCAAGGCTCTATCGGAGCGTGGCCAAGCCTTCATTGCGCTCAGTGGCGGTTCGACGCCGAAGGCCGCCTACGCGCTGCTCGCCGACGCGCCGGGGCTCGATTGGACGAAGATTCACGTCTTCCTCGTCGACGAGCGCGCCGGCGCCGCCGACGGTGACCGGAGCAACTTTCGAATGATCGACGCCGCTCTCCTCACGCCGGCAAAGGTGCCGCGCGCGAACGTGGCGCGACTCGAGGGCGAGCGCGCCGACCTCGACGCGGCGGCGCGCGCCTACGAAGAGGCGCTGTTGAAACGGGTGCCCACCGACGGCGGCGCGCCCGTCTTCGACCTCATCGTCTTCGGCATAGGGGCCGACGGTCACACCGCCTCGCTGTTTCCCGGCGACGGCACCGTGAATCTGCGCGATCGCCACGTCATCGCGACGCCTTCGCGAGAGGGCCGGGAGGCGAGGCTCACATTGACGGCGCCAGTTTTGGAGAAGACGCGCGCCGCCGTTGTCATCGTCCTCGGCGCCGAAAAGCACGCGGCGCTCGAGCGTATTTGGTCGGCCACGGGCGACCTCGAAAAGACGCCGGGCCGCGTGCTCCGCTCAATCAAGGGGTCGATCGTGTGGATCATCGACCACGCGGCCGGCGGCCTATCGAACGCCCCATGA
- a CDS encoding glucose-6-phosphate dehydrogenase assembly protein OpcA → MTRVGAVVSEVEARLREVWLPVDGEPNKARACTMNLLVVGAPDVVDRYQAIVDEVTSAIPARAILLALDPEGPDGLSSDVSAVCGVDGTCSERIILRASGAVSARVASVVDALRVPEMPTALVWLGRVHVGDPIFVGLAGDATRVVLDTEYTSISSLLSLTRWARTRVASMRESSRPPSMVPGGSLAPPGAAGTGTPYVADLAWTRLLSWQEMIARLFDDPGLVGHAARVRRLELRQAGEPGARLGTELTLLLGWLATRLDWKMARLGGHVRLSRADGEPIQLVLSSSPRPPQVAPLALTSVTLEAESGGVTLRGVVQRDLDTEPDVLVWRLAADGVPSATEQRVRLGANKGGRLLERTLHRAPYDAALVESAKFADEIGEELVCTG, encoded by the coding sequence GTGACGCGGGTCGGCGCCGTTGTCTCGGAGGTCGAGGCGCGGCTGCGCGAGGTGTGGCTCCCCGTCGATGGCGAGCCGAACAAGGCGCGAGCGTGCACCATGAACCTCTTGGTCGTGGGCGCGCCCGATGTGGTCGACCGCTACCAAGCGATCGTCGACGAGGTCACGAGCGCGATCCCCGCGCGGGCCATCCTGCTCGCGTTGGATCCCGAGGGCCCCGATGGCCTCTCGTCCGACGTGTCGGCCGTCTGCGGCGTCGACGGGACGTGCTCCGAGCGAATCATCCTTCGCGCGTCGGGCGCGGTGTCCGCGCGTGTGGCAAGCGTCGTCGACGCGCTTCGCGTTCCTGAGATGCCCACGGCGCTTGTTTGGCTCGGGCGCGTTCACGTGGGTGACCCGATCTTCGTGGGCCTCGCGGGCGATGCGACCCGCGTCGTCCTCGACACGGAATACACCTCCATCTCGAGCCTCTTGTCGCTCACGCGTTGGGCGCGGACGCGCGTGGCATCGATGCGCGAGTCGTCGCGCCCGCCGTCGATGGTTCCCGGGGGCTCGCTGGCGCCGCCCGGTGCGGCTGGCACGGGAACGCCTTACGTCGCCGACCTCGCATGGACGCGGCTCCTCTCGTGGCAGGAGATGATCGCCCGGCTCTTCGACGACCCCGGCCTCGTGGGTCACGCGGCGCGCGTGCGCCGCTTGGAGCTGCGCCAGGCGGGCGAGCCGGGAGCGCGCCTCGGGACCGAGCTTACGCTGTTGCTGGGCTGGCTCGCGACGCGGCTTGACTGGAAGATGGCGCGCCTCGGGGGGCACGTCCGGCTCTCGCGCGCCGATGGTGAGCCGATTCAGTTGGTCCTCTCGTCGTCGCCGCGCCCGCCGCAGGTGGCTCCCTTGGCGCTTACGAGCGTGACGCTCGAGGCCGAGTCGGGGGGCGTTACTCTGCGCGGCGTCGTTCAGCGCGATCTCGACACGGAGCCCGACGTCCTCGTGTGGCGCCTCGCCGCCGACGGCGTTCCCAGCGCGACGGAACAGCGTGTGCGCCTTGGGGCGAACAAGGGCGGACGCCTCCTCGAGCGAACGTTGCACCGCGCGCCCTACGATGCCGCCCTCGTCGAGTCGGCGAAGTTCGCCGACGAGATCGGGGAAGAACTGGTGTGCACCGGATGA
- the zwf gene encoding glucose-6-phosphate dehydrogenase, whose product MIDNPLRRGLADDRTGDACAVVIFGASGDLTRRKLMPALYNLAVSRSLPSAFAVVGVARREKSTEGFRAEMREGLDRFSRRKPIDPAVWGDFEKGVSYVRGSFDDAATYHSLRAHLEKLDQERGTRQNRLYYFAVSPAEFGTIASGLKEAGLVAAFGGRGAPWTRVVVEKPFGHDLASARELNETLLRVFDERQLFRIDHYLGKETVQNLLVFRFANSLFEPVWSREHVDHVQITVAEEIGVEGRGKFYEQTGVTRDIVENHLMQLLCLTAMEPPISLDADAVRDEKVKVLRSLRPIEGSLVHQNVVRGQYGRGLVRGDEVPSYREEPDVAKDSQVETYVAMRVLVDNWRWSGVPFYVRAGKRMARRVTEIAVHFQKVPHTLFRAPDGGITPNVLAMRIQPDEGIAIRFITKEPGQHTILREVAMDFRYGSAFGSNTPEAYERLLLDAMRGEATLFTRGDEVEHQWAFVDPIFAAWAQGGAPPPTYVGGAWGPEQADDLLAKDGRRWRKP is encoded by the coding sequence ATGATCGACAATCCGTTGCGACGAGGCCTTGCCGACGATCGAACCGGTGACGCTTGCGCCGTCGTGATCTTCGGCGCGTCCGGTGATTTGACCCGGCGAAAGCTGATGCCGGCGCTCTACAACCTCGCCGTCAGTCGGTCCTTGCCGAGCGCGTTCGCGGTCGTTGGCGTTGCTCGGCGCGAGAAGTCGACCGAGGGATTTCGCGCAGAGATGCGCGAGGGGCTCGATCGGTTCTCGCGGCGCAAGCCCATCGATCCCGCGGTCTGGGGTGATTTCGAAAAGGGCGTGTCTTACGTCCGCGGCAGCTTCGATGACGCCGCCACCTACCACAGCCTGCGAGCCCACCTCGAGAAGCTCGATCAAGAGCGCGGTACGCGCCAAAACCGCCTCTACTACTTCGCCGTTTCGCCAGCCGAGTTTGGCACCATCGCCAGCGGTCTCAAGGAAGCGGGGCTCGTCGCGGCGTTCGGCGGCCGCGGCGCGCCCTGGACCCGGGTCGTCGTCGAAAAGCCCTTTGGTCACGATCTCGCGAGCGCGCGCGAGCTGAACGAGACGCTCCTCCGCGTGTTCGACGAGCGGCAGCTTTTCCGCATCGACCACTACCTAGGCAAGGAGACCGTTCAGAACCTGCTCGTGTTCCGGTTTGCCAACAGCCTCTTTGAGCCCGTTTGGTCGCGCGAGCACGTCGACCACGTGCAGATCACGGTGGCCGAAGAGATCGGCGTTGAAGGACGGGGCAAGTTCTACGAGCAAACGGGCGTGACCCGCGACATCGTCGAAAACCACCTGATGCAGCTGCTCTGCCTCACGGCCATGGAGCCGCCGATCTCGCTCGACGCCGACGCGGTCCGCGATGAGAAGGTGAAGGTCCTGCGCTCGCTCCGGCCCATTGAGGGGTCGCTTGTGCACCAGAACGTGGTGCGCGGCCAATACGGCCGCGGCCTTGTGCGTGGTGACGAGGTGCCCTCGTACCGCGAAGAGCCCGACGTGGCGAAGGACTCGCAGGTTGAGACCTACGTGGCCATGCGGGTGCTCGTCGACAACTGGCGCTGGAGCGGCGTGCCGTTCTACGTCCGCGCCGGCAAGCGGATGGCGCGCCGCGTGACGGAGATCGCGGTGCATTTCCAGAAGGTGCCGCACACCCTCTTTCGCGCGCCCGACGGCGGCATCACGCCGAACGTCCTCGCGATGCGCATCCAGCCCGACGAGGGCATCGCCATTCGGTTCATCACCAAGGAGCCGGGCCAACACACCATCCTGCGCGAGGTGGCCATGGACTTTCGTTACGGCTCCGCCTTCGGCTCCAACACGCCGGAAGCGTACGAGCGCCTGCTCCTCGACGCGATGCGCGGCGAGGCTACGCTCTTCACGCGCGGCGACGAGGTCGAGCATCAATGGGCCTTCGTCGACCCGATTTTTGCAGCCTGGGCTCAAGGCGGCGCGCCGCCGCCGACCTACGTGGGCGGCGCTTGGGGACCGGAGCAGGCCGATGACTTGCTCGCGAAAGACGGGCGCCGATGGAGGAAGCCGTGA
- a CDS encoding FecR domain-containing protein, which yields MGLASVAASVAVGYTLAGRGSATAKSTRAFAGTLTKVIRSGDGAAQLKAKNAKGEEISLAEGTKIGPGTELKTDARARARIELDDGTVLALDRQTTVRFEAAPRTMRVTEGVVMADVLRQEGAPPAIFLTESGEVEVTGTKLALTATADRTSVEVLRGTVELKDGSQKVTVSAGQEGIAAKGAKLELAPVQGLAQRLAFGEGLGKAMHNEDGDLPVSGLGELRAKKPGKSDEKDRAVRLSNHKVKVRIAGGVARTEIDEVFSNDSDDELEGIYRFPLPPGAQIERLALEVDGKLLDGSFVDKAKGAAIWRGVIQNAAPKTPKPKEEIFWVPGPWRDPALLEWKRGGRFELKIFPIPKRGSRRIVIAYTENLAPVAGVRRYTYPLPQSTASELRIGNFDLDLQVLGSDPKKAVRPRGYELKRAGAGPAADGAGERFAMAERDFVPTGDLTVEYALADRASDVTAWGYTSNEGGTPESYAALALRPKFSTWGETKPRDVVLVVDSGRSMFGERYQRAKRLAVQIAQELDRRDRVTVLACDISCREAPGGLVNAGGQTAKGIADFLSGIEPDGATDLVGALRRAASRRDASRDARVILITDGVVGAGYRTPERVMREAKDALGDARTALVAVPIGADADVRLLEGVARAGGGLVVPYAPGQTLEGTAVDVVTASYGAGLRDVEVTLPEGLADVAPRALPSIRPGGELVLAAKMTRENVRGDVVLRGRVAGQPFEAKYPVDLRASTNAGNAFVPRVFAAARIADMDDRARTDAERAEVVKLSQRFSVPSRHTSLLVLESEAMFKAFGIDRNSVAPTWTGEESADATTVATLATGAEDLGGSLGGLAANGYGDKDNGPKGAAAGFGGAVASRATRDEFAVGQGAPAPKAPAPAAESEARPSPIEEAKKSKEDSAQRERAAQPSTAPTMAPPLARRPPRPPNFGRGQWMKRIFVRHANISQTSAPPVTPARVTAARAAAQAAPDERNKHRDLARLLSANGALDELGDVLARWSARDPMDADATAMRADLAARGGDRTRALRVLSGVAAAGQADTTTLEALAQSHERAGDQDAACAFRVSVGEQRVVDTKGILTGVDVERVGRALACEERVGRGSVWLSDLKDPAAVEAAARKAKTDVGRESLRGDIVVEATWDASAGADIDLAILDPNGQRYSWVSRSKNVRALDPTSRTRETLALASSGAGPFTLELARAAGQGPVRVQLTVRALGEQSSFPVVLSGPVSTVGRVQVRFDEEFIPVPGPTGAPFEVFR from the coding sequence GTGGGCCTTGCCTCCGTCGCCGCCTCTGTTGCGGTGGGCTACACGCTGGCGGGTCGAGGCTCGGCGACCGCGAAGTCCACTAGGGCCTTCGCGGGAACGCTCACCAAGGTCATCCGCTCCGGCGACGGCGCAGCGCAGCTCAAGGCGAAGAACGCCAAGGGCGAGGAGATCTCGCTCGCGGAGGGAACGAAGATCGGGCCCGGCACCGAGCTCAAGACCGACGCGCGCGCGCGCGCGCGCATCGAGCTCGACGACGGCACGGTCCTGGCGCTCGACCGCCAGACGACGGTGCGCTTCGAAGCGGCCCCGCGCACGATGCGGGTCACCGAGGGCGTCGTGATGGCGGACGTGCTTCGTCAAGAGGGCGCGCCCCCTGCGATCTTTCTCACCGAGAGCGGCGAGGTGGAAGTCACCGGCACGAAGCTCGCGCTGACGGCGACCGCGGATCGAACCAGCGTCGAAGTCCTTCGCGGGACCGTCGAGCTCAAGGACGGCTCCCAGAAGGTCACCGTGAGCGCCGGCCAGGAAGGGATCGCTGCGAAGGGCGCGAAGCTTGAGCTGGCGCCGGTCCAGGGGTTGGCGCAGCGGCTCGCCTTCGGCGAAGGCCTCGGCAAGGCGATGCACAACGAGGACGGCGATCTGCCCGTCAGCGGCCTCGGCGAGCTGCGGGCGAAGAAGCCCGGCAAGTCCGACGAGAAGGACCGCGCCGTGCGCCTCTCGAATCACAAGGTCAAGGTCCGCATCGCTGGCGGTGTCGCGCGGACCGAAATCGACGAGGTCTTCAGCAACGACAGCGACGACGAGCTCGAGGGCATCTACCGGTTTCCGCTCCCACCGGGCGCGCAGATCGAGCGGCTGGCTCTCGAGGTCGACGGCAAGCTCCTCGACGGTTCGTTCGTCGACAAAGCCAAAGGCGCGGCCATCTGGCGCGGCGTCATTCAGAACGCCGCGCCGAAGACGCCGAAGCCGAAGGAGGAGATCTTCTGGGTGCCCGGCCCGTGGCGCGATCCGGCGCTCCTCGAGTGGAAGCGCGGAGGGCGCTTCGAGCTGAAGATCTTCCCGATCCCCAAGCGAGGCTCGCGACGCATCGTCATCGCCTACACGGAGAACCTTGCGCCCGTCGCCGGTGTCCGCCGCTACACGTATCCGTTGCCTCAATCGACGGCGAGCGAGCTGCGCATCGGCAACTTCGACCTGGACCTTCAGGTGCTCGGTAGCGATCCCAAGAAGGCGGTTCGTCCGCGCGGCTACGAGCTCAAGCGCGCTGGCGCTGGGCCCGCGGCGGACGGGGCAGGGGAGCGCTTCGCGATGGCCGAGCGTGACTTCGTGCCCACCGGCGATCTCACCGTCGAGTACGCGCTCGCCGATCGCGCGAGCGACGTGACCGCGTGGGGCTACACGTCGAACGAGGGCGGGACGCCCGAATCCTACGCGGCGCTGGCCCTTCGTCCGAAGTTTTCCACGTGGGGCGAGACGAAGCCGCGCGATGTTGTGCTCGTCGTCGACAGCGGACGGTCGATGTTCGGCGAGCGCTACCAGCGCGCCAAGCGCCTCGCTGTGCAGATCGCCCAGGAGCTTGATCGGCGAGACCGGGTGACGGTGCTCGCGTGTGACATCTCGTGCCGCGAAGCGCCCGGCGGTCTTGTCAACGCCGGCGGCCAAACGGCCAAGGGCATCGCGGATTTCCTCTCGGGCATCGAGCCTGACGGCGCCACAGACCTCGTCGGCGCGCTGCGTCGCGCCGCGAGCCGACGCGACGCGTCCCGCGACGCTCGCGTGATTCTCATCACCGACGGCGTCGTGGGCGCAGGCTACCGGACGCCGGAGCGCGTGATGCGCGAAGCGAAGGACGCGCTCGGCGACGCGCGCACCGCCCTCGTCGCGGTCCCCATCGGCGCCGACGCCGACGTGCGACTGCTTGAGGGAGTGGCGCGCGCCGGCGGCGGCCTCGTCGTCCCCTACGCGCCAGGCCAGACGCTCGAAGGTACCGCCGTCGACGTCGTCACCGCCTCCTACGGCGCGGGGCTTCGCGACGTTGAGGTGACGTTGCCCGAAGGTTTGGCCGATGTTGCGCCTCGTGCGCTCCCCTCCATCCGCCCCGGCGGGGAGCTGGTGCTCGCCGCGAAGATGACGCGAGAAAATGTCCGCGGCGACGTCGTCCTCCGCGGTCGCGTCGCGGGGCAGCCCTTCGAGGCCAAATACCCCGTCGACCTGCGAGCCTCGACCAACGCCGGCAACGCCTTCGTGCCGCGCGTCTTCGCGGCCGCGCGCATCGCCGACATGGACGATCGGGCGCGCACGGACGCGGAGCGCGCTGAGGTCGTCAAGCTCTCGCAACGCTTCAGCGTGCCGTCGCGACACACGTCGCTCCTCGTCTTGGAGAGCGAGGCCATGTTCAAGGCCTTCGGCATCGACCGCAACTCCGTCGCGCCAACCTGGACCGGTGAAGAATCGGCCGACGCGACGACGGTCGCGACGCTGGCCACGGGAGCCGAAGATCTGGGGGGGAGCCTCGGCGGCCTCGCAGCAAACGGGTACGGCGACAAGGACAACGGCCCGAAGGGCGCCGCCGCGGGCTTTGGTGGCGCGGTCGCGTCGCGCGCCACCCGCGACGAGTTCGCCGTCGGGCAAGGCGCGCCAGCCCCGAAGGCGCCGGCGCCGGCCGCCGAGAGCGAGGCCCGCCCGTCGCCCATTGAGGAGGCGAAGAAGTCGAAGGAGGACAGCGCTCAACGAGAGCGCGCCGCGCAGCCTTCCACGGCTCCCACCATGGCCCCGCCGTTGGCGCGCCGTCCCCCTCGGCCGCCGAACTTCGGGCGCGGCCAGTGGATGAAGCGCATCTTCGTAAGGCACGCCAACATCAGCCAGACGAGCGCACCGCCCGTCACCCCCGCGCGCGTGACGGCGGCGCGGGCGGCGGCCCAAGCCGCGCCCGACGAGCGGAACAAGCATCGCGATTTGGCGCGCCTGCTCAGCGCGAACGGCGCCCTCGACGAGCTCGGCGACGTCTTGGCCCGGTGGTCCGCGAGAGACCCGATGGACGCCGACGCCACGGCGATGCGAGCCGATCTCGCTGCGCGCGGCGGCGACCGAACGCGGGCCTTGCGTGTTCTCTCGGGAGTCGCGGCGGCCGGGCAGGCCGACACCACGACGCTCGAAGCGCTCGCCCAATCGCATGAGCGCGCCGGCGACCAGGACGCGGCGTGTGCGTTCCGCGTGTCGGTCGGTGAGCAACGCGTCGTCGACACCAAGGGCATCCTCACGGGCGTCGACGTCGAGCGCGTGGGGCGAGCCCTCGCGTGCGAAGAGCGCGTTGGTCGAGGCAGCGTTTGGCTGAGCGACCTCAAGGATCCGGCAGCGGTCGAGGCGGCGGCGCGGAAAGCCAAGACCGACGTGGGGCGCGAGTCGTTGCGGGGCGACATCGTCGTCGAAGCCACGTGGGATGCTTCCGCAGGCGCCGACATCGATCTCGCGATCCTCGACCCGAACGGTCAACGCTACTCATGGGTCTCGCGCAGCAAGAACGTGCGCGCGCTCGACCCCACGAGCCGCACCCGCGAGACGCTCGCCCTCGCCTCAAGCGGCGCCGGCCCCTTCACGCTTGAGCTCGCACGTGCCGCAGGGCAGGGCCCCGTCCGCGTGCAGCTCACCGTTCGCGCCCTCGGCGAGCAGTCGTCTTTCCCGGTGGTCTTGAGCGGGCCGGTTTCGACGGTCGGACGCGTGCAGGTCCGCTTCGACGAGGAGTTTATCCCAGTCCCCGGCCCGACGGGCGCGCCCTTCGAGGTCTTCCGATAG
- a CDS encoding MarR family transcriptional regulator translates to MADHERFVRAVHVVARALGRVHRERARVGSVTPQQAETLQLIAERGAVSTSSLAALLGIDPSTASRNLSGLERGGFITRKKGADDGRQTDVRLTPRGRRIADSFSNGAGQTFASFLDKLPRAERQKMTDAMETFARILESDAKL, encoded by the coding sequence ATGGCAGACCACGAGAGGTTCGTGCGGGCAGTTCATGTTGTGGCCCGCGCGCTCGGGCGCGTCCACCGAGAGCGCGCACGCGTCGGCTCGGTGACCCCGCAACAGGCAGAGACGCTTCAGCTCATCGCAGAGCGGGGGGCGGTCTCCACTTCTTCCCTCGCCGCCCTGTTGGGCATCGACCCGTCGACGGCTAGTCGAAATTTGTCGGGACTCGAGCGAGGCGGGTTCATCACGCGGAAGAAGGGCGCCGATGACGGTCGACAGACGGATGTCCGTCTGACCCCGCGCGGTCGCCGCATCGCCGACTCGTTTTCGAACGGGGCCGGCCAGACCTTCGCGAGCTTCCTCGACAAGCTTCCGCGCGCCGAGCGGCAGAAGATGACCGACGCGATGGAGACCTTCGCGCGCATCCTCGAGTCCGACGCGAAGCTGTAA
- a CDS encoding sterol desaturase family protein, with amino-acid sequence MTASVREAPVREPKAETTRMFESAFLERFSRIHPATPFVAWVPLMVFMVARSGWIRADLSVGAIAGLFACGVFFWTLAEYFLHRYVFHWTNDTAWGKRIHFLLHGVHHDFPNDKDRLVMPLLTSTPLAIIFYSLFIGVMGARLGEPFFAGFILGYLGYDGTHYAVHHFKQRTRLGKWVRRHHMLHHHADHEGGFGVSTPLWDIVFRTMPKTKRARAEAAAQA; translated from the coding sequence ATGACAGCGTCCGTTCGTGAAGCGCCGGTACGTGAGCCCAAGGCCGAAACAACGCGGATGTTCGAGAGCGCGTTTCTCGAGCGATTCTCCCGAATTCACCCCGCCACACCGTTCGTCGCCTGGGTGCCGCTCATGGTCTTCATGGTCGCCCGGTCCGGATGGATTCGCGCGGACCTCTCCGTGGGCGCCATCGCGGGCCTCTTCGCTTGCGGCGTCTTCTTTTGGACGCTCGCCGAGTATTTCCTCCACCGCTATGTCTTCCATTGGACCAACGACACCGCCTGGGGGAAGCGCATTCACTTCCTCCTTCACGGCGTCCACCACGACTTCCCGAACGACAAAGATCGCCTGGTGATGCCGCTGCTCACGAGCACGCCGCTCGCCATCATCTTCTACTCCCTGTTCATCGGGGTCATGGGCGCTCGGCTCGGCGAGCCGTTCTTCGCGGGCTTCATCCTCGGCTACCTCGGATACGACGGCACCCACTACGCCGTGCACCACTTCAAGCAGCGCACGCGCCTCGGCAAGTGGGTGCGGCGCCATCACATGCTCCACCACCACGCCGATCACGAAGGTGGCTTTGGTGTGTCGACGCCGCTCTGGGACATCGTCTTCCGCACCATGCCGAAGACGAAGCGCGCCCGCGCCGAGGCGGCGGCTCAGGCATGA
- a CDS encoding DUF533 domain-containing protein → MSAAPIDKRVFLALSSIAWADGKIEPDEADGIVRAAIEAGLELDDVADIEAATAKPIPLESIDLPSLSKEDRIFVYAMACWLAAIDDSTSEAETAAVQALGEALGVPEKLRAKAEGLVNEVGALPEDRKPARYDLDKLRALIGERLASPSSR, encoded by the coding sequence ATGAGTGCGGCGCCCATCGACAAGCGAGTCTTCCTCGCGTTGTCTTCCATTGCTTGGGCCGACGGAAAAATTGAACCCGACGAAGCCGACGGCATCGTCCGCGCGGCGATTGAGGCGGGCCTCGAGCTCGATGACGTGGCCGACATCGAAGCTGCCACCGCAAAGCCGATTCCCCTCGAGAGCATCGATCTCCCGAGCCTGAGCAAGGAAGATCGCATCTTCGTCTACGCGATGGCGTGCTGGCTCGCGGCCATTGACGACAGCACGTCGGAGGCCGAAACGGCAGCGGTGCAAGCCCTCGGTGAGGCGCTCGGCGTACCCGAAAAGCTTCGCGCCAAGGCTGAGGGGCTCGTAAACGAGGTCGGGGCTCTGCCCGAAGATCGCAAGCCCGCGCGCTACGACTTGGACAAGCTGAGGGCGCTGATCGGCGAGCGGCTCGCGTCACCGTCGAGCCGCTAG